In the Cryptococcus neoformans var. neoformans JEC21 chromosome 1, complete sequence genome, one interval contains:
- a CDS encoding vacuole protein, putative, translating into MPARDPNASPHVPSTFPNRPVSPINSQHPNTLSPNASGFSVRTVQSNNGVLSLPSPDHQQPHGYFTQALRRVSGTGGHNLPRMEAPASAGQDVPAERNGWDDTSFHIQAGSTTSQAIRDSTARLASVSFSTRPRAFSSASQGDSSYSHSALSSRHASVNHGPTHSVATSATEHRPIYPSHLNPAISKPGPTPVLEDDERDEVSPSKGLQALPASPFTGAKSGLSMMLERDKEERRVRGLTEAASLRSKRSGSSIGKLASDEEESGERTPMPRRSSLVDDILEVPTTEGNARMSHAGSSSSLRRFLANEVNEEELGQAPDERSLLLGDGRERKKRSWAGEALSNIEGWKNNLLKVTPKDVVEGIILEPIRTLPSVILGLLLNVLDGVSYGMILFPATPIFVDFGSLGVSMFFVSCIVSQLVFSLGGSIFPGGNGSMMIEAVPFFHILINTFEQVCGDDDKAIIATTMVAFAFSSILTGLVFFALGAFKLGSLIGYFPRHILVGCIGGVGVFLIETGLEVSRGLKEEGFEYNLATLKLFFESGHAIALWTIPLALAILLRVITHFWHHQLIFPAYFFIIPVIFYIVIAIGRWDLQHLRKMGWVFDVGTNTQAWWKFYTLFDFRKTNWEAFWAAMPTQLALVFFGILHVPLNVPALGVSLSEDNVKLDRELVAHGASNMLAGLTGTVPNYLTYVNTVLFYRVGGGSRLSGLMLAMGTAAIMMIGPAVIASLPVMVVGALIFVLGIDLLMEAVWDTRHRVNKMEYITIWAIAIGMTVFDFVIGLLFGIILACIFFVVQSSRRRAIRAVFNGATARSTVRRPKWQRSFIQQVGSQTYVMKLQGFLFFGTITTVEDEIRKLLDLAKWQHNPIRFLIIDFALVHGLDFSSAEAFVRVQRLLAAKDVLLIMCGAKSDGLVGTALQGVGLWADREGTRVEVFESLNDALEWTENVYLTAFLENQQLMDCETTTKVMDFPKIAKPPFSLSESFQNSPRRSHLVKAGGDTIFQTSYASKDDDEPSTPPPEEPLAQPIPVLLQTFGAYSASSVSSISTSFCKSLAPYFTKSSIMPGDTLWMQGDPADGMYIIEVGCLRATYAYNDTTNLVQETMVAGTMAGDMSALSETTRNCSVVAERESVLWKLSQERLDQMVKEQPEVAQAFIKMVLKAVAEEQDVLSSHLIAVLS; encoded by the exons ATGCCTGCCAGGGATCCAAACGCGTCTCCCCATGTCCCATCGACCTTCCCCAACCGCCCTGTCTCACCTATCAACTCCCAGCATCCCAATACGCTCTCTCCGAACGCCTCAGGCTTCTCAGTTCGCACTGTACAGTCAAATAACGGTGTTTTGAGTCTGCCAAGTCCAGACCATCAGCAGCCGCATGGATATTTTACCCAAGCTTTACGGAGAGTTAGTGGGACAGGAGGACATAATTTGCCTCGGATGGAAGCACCAGCAAGTGCTGGACAAGATGTACCAGCTGAGAGGAATGGTTGGGACGA TACCTCATTCCACATACAGGCTGGTTCAACGACTTCCCAAGCTATTCGAGATTCCACAGCCCGTTTGGCGTCTGtgtccttctccaccagACCTCGTGCATTCTCATCAGCTTCCCAGGGCGACAGCTCGTACTCCCATTCAGCCCTCTCCTCAAGACATGCCTCTGTAAACCATGGGCCCACTCATTCGGTTGCGACTTCTGCTACTGAACATCGTCCTATATACCCTAGTCACCTTAACCCCGCTATCTCCAAGCCAGGTCCGACCCCTGTCTTGGAAGACGACGAGCGAGACGAGGTTTCCCCGTCCAAAGGTCTTCAAGCCTTACCCGCATCACCCTTCACCGGGGCCAAATCAGGCCTGAGTATGATGCTGGAGCGAGATAAGGAGGAGCGGCGCGTAAGGGGATTGACAGAGGCTGCTTCTCTTCGTAGTAAGCGTTCTGGTAGCTCGATTGGTAAGCTAGcaagtgatgaagaggagtcAGGCGAGAGGACTCCAATGCCACGTAGAAGCTCGCTGGTGGACGACATTCTCGAAGTACCGACAACCGAGGGTAATGCGAGGATGTCTCATGCGGgctcttccagctctctCCGCCGTTTTCTCGCCAATGAAgtaaatgaagaagaactcGGACAGGCTCCAGATGAGAGATCGCTTTTGTTGGGGGATGGTCGCGAACGGAAAAAGCGTTCTTGGGCCGGCGAGGCGTTATCCAATATTGAGGGCTGGAAGAACAATCTATTAAAGGTGACCCCTAAAGATGTTGTTGAAGGGATTATTTTGGAGCCTATTAGGACATTGCCTTCGGTCATCTTGGGGTTGTTGCTCAATGTGCTGGATGGTGTCAGTTACGGCAtgatcctcttccctgCAACCCCAATCTTTGTCGATTTCGGCTCTCTTGGTGTATCGATGTTCTTCGTGTCTTGTATCGTCTCTCAGCTTGTGTTCTCGCTTGGTGGAAGTATTTTCCCCGGTGGCAACGGTTCGATGATGATTGAAGCtgtccccttcttccatatcTTGATTAATACCTTTGAACAAGTATGCGGTGACGATGATAAGGCTATCATCGCGACGACAATGGTTGCATTCGCATTCAGCTCTATTTTGACTG GCTTGGTATTCTTCGCACTAGGTGCGTTTAAGCTCGGTAGTTTGATCGGATATTTCCCTCGTCATATTCTAGTAGG ATGTATCGGCGGTGTTGGTGTCTTCCTTATCGAAACCGGCCTTGAAGTCTCCCGCGGtctcaaagaagaaggcttcGAATACAACCTTGCCACACTCAAGCTTTTCTTCGAATCCGGCCATGCGATCGCATTATGGACCATTCCCCTCGCTCTGGCTATCCTCCTCCGAGTCATTACTCATTTTTGGCATCACCAACTCATTTTCCCAGcctacttcttcatcatccccgTCATCTTCTATATTGTCATAGCCATTGGAAGATGGGATCTGCAGCacttgaggaagatgggttGGGTTTTTGATGTAGGGACAAATACGCAAGCTTGGTGGAAGTTTTACACCCTTTTT GACTTTCGCAAGACGAATTGGGAAGCTTTCTGGGCAGCTATGCCTACGCAGCTCGCTTTGGTCTTTTTTGGCATTCTACATGTGCCGCTTAAT GTTCCAGCCCTCGGTGTATCACTCAGTGAAGACAACGTCAAGCTGGATCGTGAATTAGTTGCTCACGGTGCCTCCAATATGCTGGCTGGATTAACCGGAACAGTACCAAATTATCTGACCTATGTCAACACAGTACTCT TCTACCGTGTGGGAGGCGGCTCCAGATTGTCAGGTCTAATGCTTGCCATGGGAACGGCCGCCATCATGATGATTGGGCCTGCTGTCATTGCCTCTCTTC CTGTTATGGTCGTCGGTGCTCTGATCTTCGTTCTTGGCATTGACCTCCTTATGGAAGCTGTCTGGGATACAAGGCACCGAGTCAACAAGATGGAGTATATTACTATTTGGGCCATCGCCATCGGCATGACCGT CTTCGACTTTGTCATTGGACTCTTATTCGGTATTATTTTGGCCTGTATCTTCTTTGTCGTGCAAAGCTCAAGACGTCGAGCTATTCGGGCAGTTTTCAACGGTGCAACTGCGAGATCAACTGTCAGAAGACCGAAATGGCAAAGAAGTTTCATCCAGCAGGTCGGTTCTCAAACATATGTGATGAAGCTCCAGGGTTTCC TGTTCTTTGGCACTATCACCACTGTCGAGGACGAGATTCGAAAACTCCTCGATCTTGCTAAGTGGCAGCACAATCCGATTCGCTTTCTCATCATTGATTTTGCTCTCGTCCATGGTCTGGACTTTTCTTCGGCTGAAGCGTTCGTCAGGGTACAACGTTTGCTTGCTGCTAAGGATGTTCTATTGATTATGTGCGGTGCAAAATCCGATGGACTTGTTGGGACTGCATTGCAAGGTGTCGGCTTATGGGCAGATCGAGAAGGCACGAGAGTTGAAGTGTTTGAATCACTGAATGATGCACTGGAATGGACGGAGAATGTGTATCT TACTGCTTTCCTAGAAAACCAACAGTTGATGGACTGCGAAACCACCACAAAGGTCATGGACTTCCCAAAAATCGCCAAGCCACCTTTCTCATTGTCAGAGTCTTTCCAAAACAGTCCGCGGAGGAGCCACCTGGTTAAAGCAGGTGGAGATACCATATTCCAAA CTTCTTACGCTTccaaagatgatgacgagcCTTCGACTCCACCACCTGAAGAACCTTTGGCCCAGCCAATTCCAGTCCTTTTGCAAACCTTTGGTGCCTACTCAGCCTCTTCGgtttcttccatttccactTCGTTCTGCAAATCACTCGCCCCTTATTTCACAAAGTCCTCCATCATGCCAGGTGACACCCTTTGGATGCAAGGCGATCCTGCCGACGGGATGTACATCATCGAAGTCGGATGCTTGCGTGCCACCTACGCCTATAATGATACAACAAACTTAGTACAAGAGACAATGGTGGCAGGTACAATGGCTGGTGATATGAGTGCGTTGAGTGAGACCACGCGAAACTGTAGCGTTGTGGCCGAAAGAGAATCAGTTCTGTGGAAGTTGAGCCAGGAGAGACTAGATCAGATGGTTAAGGAACAGCCCGAGGTTGCTCAGGCTTTTATCAAGATGGTTCTCAAGG CGGTGGCGGAAGAGCAGGACGTCTTGTCATCTCATCTTATTGCTGTCCTGTCATAG